From Pseudomonas oryzicola, the proteins below share one genomic window:
- the minD gene encoding septum site-determining protein MinD: MAKILVVTSGKGGVGKTTTSAAIGTGLALRGHKTVIVDFDVGLRNLDLIMGCERRVVYDFVNVVNGEANLQQALIKDKRLENLYVLAASQTRDKDALTQEGVEKVLMELKKDFDFVICDSPAGIEKGAHLAMYFADEAIVVTNPEVSSVRDSDRMLGILSSKSRRSENGEEPIKEHLLITRYHPERVEKGEMLSIADVEEILAIKLKGVIPESQAVLKASNQGIPVILDDQSDAGQAYSDTVDRLLGKEKPLRFIEVPKQGFFARLFGGK; encoded by the coding sequence TTGGCCAAGATTCTCGTGGTTACTTCCGGCAAGGGGGGTGTGGGCAAGACCACCACCAGCGCCGCCATTGGTACCGGCCTCGCACTGCGTGGCCACAAGACCGTCATTGTCGACTTCGACGTAGGCCTGCGTAACCTCGACCTGATCATGGGCTGCGAACGCCGCGTGGTGTACGACTTCGTCAACGTGGTCAACGGCGAAGCCAACCTGCAGCAGGCCCTGATCAAGGACAAGCGCCTGGAGAACCTGTACGTGCTGGCGGCCAGCCAGACCCGTGACAAGGACGCGCTGACCCAGGAAGGCGTGGAAAAGGTGCTGATGGAGCTGAAGAAAGACTTCGACTTCGTCATCTGCGACTCGCCGGCCGGCATCGAGAAAGGTGCGCACCTGGCCATGTACTTCGCCGACGAAGCCATCGTGGTGACCAACCCCGAGGTTTCCTCGGTACGTGACTCCGACCGCATGCTGGGTATCCTGTCGAGCAAGTCGCGCCGCTCCGAGAACGGCGAAGAGCCGATCAAGGAACACCTGCTGATCACCCGCTACCACCCGGAGCGCGTGGAAAAGGGCGAAATGTTGAGCATCGCCGACGTCGAAGAGATCCTGGCGATCAAGCTCAAGGGCGTGATCCCCGAATCCCAGGCCGTGCTGAAGGCTTCCAACCAGGGTATCCCGGTCATCCTCGACGACCAGAGCGATGCCGGCCAGGCCTATAGCGATACCGTCGACCGTCTGCTGGGCAAAGAGAAGCCCCTGCGGTTCATCGAAGTGCCGAAGCAAGGATTCTTCGCGCGCCTGTTTGGAGGCAAGTAA
- the minC gene encoding septum site-determining protein MinC yields the protein MQTMSPNHTPDSASVFQLKGSMLAITVLELARNDLEALDRQLAAKVAQAPNFFSNTPLVLALDKLPADVGAIDLPGLMRICRHHGLRTLAIRASRIEDIAAAIAIDLPVLPPSGARERPLEPEPEVKKPEPAPVPPPILEPEVRPTRIITAPVRGGQQIYAQGGDLVVTASVSPGAELLADGNIHVYGAMRGRALAGIKGNTKARIFCQQMTAEMVSIAGQYKVCEDLRRDPLWGTGVQVSLSGDVLNITRL from the coding sequence ATGCAGACCATGAGCCCAAACCACACACCCGACTCCGCCTCCGTGTTCCAGCTCAAGGGCAGCATGCTTGCCATTACCGTGCTGGAACTGGCGCGCAATGACCTTGAGGCCCTTGACCGCCAGCTGGCGGCCAAAGTCGCCCAGGCACCGAACTTCTTCAGCAACACGCCGCTGGTGCTGGCGCTGGACAAGCTGCCGGCCGACGTGGGCGCAATCGACCTGCCTGGCTTGATGCGGATCTGCCGCCACCACGGCCTGCGCACCCTGGCCATCCGCGCCAGCCGTATCGAGGACATTGCCGCCGCCATTGCCATCGACCTGCCGGTGCTGCCGCCGTCCGGTGCCCGCGAACGGCCGCTGGAGCCCGAGCCCGAGGTGAAGAAGCCCGAGCCGGCCCCGGTGCCGCCGCCGATCCTCGAACCCGAGGTGCGCCCGACCCGCATCATCACCGCGCCGGTGCGTGGCGGCCAGCAGATCTACGCCCAGGGCGGCGACCTGGTGGTGACCGCCTCGGTCAGCCCGGGGGCGGAACTTCTGGCCGATGGCAATATCCATGTGTACGGCGCCATGCGCGGCCGCGCCCTGGCCGGCATCAAGGGCAATACCAAGGCGCGTATCTTCTGCCAGCAGATGACCGCCGAAATGGTTTCCATCGCCGGCCAGTACAAGGTTTGCGAAGACCTGCGCCGCGACCCGCTGTGGGGCACTGGCGTGCAAGTCAGCCTGTCTGGCGACGTGTTGAACATCACCCGTCTTTAA